A region of Polyodon spathula isolate WHYD16114869_AA chromosome 4, ASM1765450v1, whole genome shotgun sequence DNA encodes the following proteins:
- the LOC121313846 gene encoding antimicrobial peptide NK-lysin has protein sequence MAFLIFVSFLLISSAFADYDLIPNDTFDDEDIDFYNQVELDVLCKVCTSVVKKVEKVLPDDAKKNDFIKILHHVCNMINFFKSACRKFVSKYTEKLAEELKNKSDPTQICRDIRLCKGILKEI, from the exons ATGGCTTTTCTTATTTTTGTCTCATTTCTCCTCATCTCCTCAG CATTTGCTGATTATGATCTGATCCCAAATGATACTTTTGATGATGAAGACATCGATTTTTACAATCAG GTAGAACTGGATGTTCTGTGTAAGGTGTGCACCTCAGTTGTGAAGAAAGTGGAGAAAGTACTGCCTGATGATGCCAAAAAG aaTGACTTTATTAAAATCCTGCACCATGTGTGCAACATGATTAATTTCTTTAAATCTGCGTGCAGGAAATTTGTGTCCAAGTATACTGAAAAACTTGCTGAGGAACTTAAGAACAAGTCGGATCCAACACAAATTTGTAGAGACATTAGACTCTGCAAGGGTATCCTAAAGGAG atttga